Proteins from one Pseudomonas sp. KBS0710 genomic window:
- a CDS encoding AraC family transcriptional regulator, producing the protein MTRAMRITDPSYELMDDHNGLSIIYRQHGFPCPLVRWHFHKEYELHLIVASSGKVFIGDYIGNFYPESLFLTGPNLPHNWISQVEEDEVVPKRDMLVNFTDELFDQGSPVFAELKTLAPMLERAQYGIEFRCKKTIAQAMTLMQRIEDAQGMARLGHFFILLEVLSTCEDYQLLSGVTTPQLADEHSIDRTNRAVDYIFAHYARELSLEEVAEHLGMKPTYFSRVFKQATGRTFIEFVNRLRISKSCELLADGDKAVTDVCFESGFNNISNFNRRFQQLKGMTPSHYRRLAVQRLTEQNLA; encoded by the coding sequence ATGACCCGAGCAATGCGAATCACCGACCCTTCCTACGAGTTGATGGACGATCACAACGGTCTGTCCATCATCTATCGCCAGCACGGTTTCCCCTGCCCGCTGGTGCGCTGGCACTTTCACAAGGAATACGAACTGCACCTGATCGTTGCCAGCTCGGGCAAAGTATTCATCGGCGACTACATCGGTAACTTCTACCCCGAAAGCCTATTCCTCACCGGCCCTAACCTGCCCCACAACTGGATCAGCCAGGTGGAGGAAGACGAGGTGGTGCCCAAGCGTGACATGCTGGTGAACTTCACCGACGAACTGTTTGATCAGGGCAGCCCCGTGTTTGCCGAACTCAAGACGCTGGCGCCGATGCTGGAACGGGCGCAGTACGGCATCGAGTTCCGCTGCAAAAAAACCATCGCCCAAGCCATGACCTTGATGCAGCGCATCGAAGACGCCCAGGGCATGGCGCGCCTGGGGCACTTCTTTATTCTGCTGGAGGTGTTGAGCACGTGTGAGGATTACCAGTTGCTGTCAGGCGTGACCACGCCGCAACTGGCCGATGAACACAGCATTGACCGCACCAACCGTGCGGTGGACTACATTTTTGCCCACTACGCCCGCGAATTGTCGCTGGAGGAAGTGGCCGAACACCTGGGGATGAAGCCCACGTATTTTTCCCGCGTGTTCAAGCAAGCCACCGGGCGCACTTTCATCGAATTCGTCAACCGGCTGCGCATCAGCAAATCCTGCGAATTGCTCGCGGACGGTGACAAGGCCGTCACCGATGTGTGCTTTGAATCGGGTTTCAACAATATCTCCAACTTCAACCGGCGCTTTCAGCAGCTCAAGGGTATGACGCCTTCTCACTACCGACGCCTGGCAGTGCAACGGCTCACGGAGCAAAACCTGGCGTGA